The genomic window GCCGGGAGTGGGACAGCGGCTCAGGCTGGTTCTCCAGGAGCAGGACGAGCGTCATGATGCGCCCCTCACCCAAGCCGTGGCAGGAGAGCTTGGAGTTGGCGATCTCCCGGATCTCGTCGGAGACGCTCATGAGCAGCAGGTAGGCCTCAAGGGTCCCCCGGTCCACCGTCGGGGCGCCGATGCGTTCGACTAAACGCTGAATGCGCTCATACTTGGGCGATCGGAATTGGGGCGTTGGGCAGGGTGTCAAAGGGGTCCCCTTGGTTGAGGTCTGGATAGTATGGGTCCATACGATTAGGTCGTCAACCGTCGCCGCAAAAAAATTGTTCGGACACCTTTTGGGGGTCCCGGGTCCAGGCATGGGTGGTGTTGAAGGGGGTCCAAAGGTGGGAGAATCGTGAACATCCCATCCATCCAGGTTTCCACGGAGCTCCCGCCATGCGCGCACCTGCCCGATCCTCCCTGCTCCGCGCCACCCTCGCGGCGCTCCTCCTGGTCCTGCCGGCCGGGGCCGGGGCGCCGGCCAAGACCCCATCCCGCGAGGCGACCCTGGCCGCCGCGCGCGAACTCATGACGTCCTGCCACTACACCGCCTTGTGCACGGTCGCCGCCGACGGCGGCCCCCGGGTGCGGACCATGAATCCCTTTCCCCCCGAGGCGGACATGTCCGTCTGGATGGCCACCAGCGACACGACCCTCAAGGTGCAGGAACTTCGCGCCAACCCCAAGGTGACGCTCTTCTACGGCGACCTGACCCGGATGGAAGGCTACGTCGCCCTGCGCGGCAAGGCGGTCCTGGTCACCGACCCGGCCGAGATCGCCAGGCGCCACCGCGCCTACTGGGACCAGGCCTTCCCGGGCGGCAGGAACCTGGTGCTGATCCACGTGGTGCCGGAACGGCTGGAGGTGATCTCCTACAAGCATGGGCTGAACAACGATCCCGCGGCCTGGACGGCGCCGGCGGTGACGTTCCCGGCCTCCTGAACGTTCGCGGCGGGCGGAGCGACCCTTCCCCCTCAAGGCCCGGCAGGGGGCCGCCAGCGACTCGGGGCTGTTCAGGTCAGGACGTCGATGGCCCGCTGGAGGGCTTCGGAGGTGAAGGGCTTGGGAAGGCTCAGCACCTTCGGCCAGCGCGCCAGGGCCGCGGACAACTCCGCATCCACGAAACCGGTGGCGATGATCACCGGAATCCCCCGATCCAGGCCCATGATCCGGTCCAGCGTCTCGGCGCCGTTCATGCCCGGCATGTTGTAGTCCAGGATCACCAGGTCCACCTTCAGCCCGCCCGCGAGGAGCTCCAGGGCGTGGCTGCCCGTCGTGGCCGAATGGACCACATGGCCCTGGTTCGACAGGGCTGCGGGCACGGAGGACTGGATGAGTTCGTCATCGTCCACCAGGAGCAGCTTCCGGGAGGCCCGCGTCGAGGCTCCACCCGGCGGAAGGGGCGCAGGGCCCCCCAGGGCCGCCTCAGGGGCCGGAGGAAATCTGAGGACGACCCGGGTCCCCTTTCCAGGGACGCTCCAGATCGCCAGGTTGCCGCCGTGGGCCTTGAGCGTGCTGTAGACCATGGCCAGGCCCAGCCCCGTGCCCTTGCCAGCCGGCTTGGTGGTGAAGAAGGGTTCGGTGGCCCGGGCCAGGACCTCGGGCGCCATGCCCCTGCCCGTGTCCTCCACGGCCAGCTCGACGCCGTCCGGCGACCGGTGGGTGCGCAGGGTGATGGTCCCCCCCTCGGGCATGGCGTCCCTGGCATTGATACAGAGGTTCATGATCGCGCTGCCCAGCATCCCGGCCTCGCCGAGGATCCGGGGCAGTCCGTCCTCCAGGACCACCTGGATCTGCACTTTCTGGCGCAGGGTCCGAAGGAGGATGGCCTCCTCCTGGCGAACCAGCTCGTTCAGGTCCAGGGGCCGGGCGTCGGGCAGGTCCTTCCGCGAGAAATCCGTGAGGCTCTTCACGAGGCCCTTGCCCCGTTCCGTGGCCTGGATGATCGTGGCCAGGGCCTGGGCGCCGGCCTCGGGGAAGGAGAACCGGAGGGTTTCGGCGAGGCTGAGGATGGCGGTCAGCACGTTGTTCATGTCGTGGGCGACGCCCCCCGCCAGGGCGCCCAGGCTGTCGAGCTTCTGGGCATGCTGCAGCTCCAGTTCCATTCGGCGGTGTTCCGCTTCCATCTCCTTGCGCTCGGTCAGGTCGGTATGCGTGCCGGTCATGCGCAGGGGGTGCCCCAGCCCGTCCCTCCGGGTCACCTTGCCCCGGGCCAGGACCCATTTCCACGCGCCGTCCTTCGTCCGGAGGCGCTGTTCCACCTGGAAGAGGTCCCGCTTCCCGCCCAGGTAGTTGGAGAGGGCCAGGTTGGTTTCGGGCAGGTCCTCCGGATGCACGAGCTCGTTCCAGACGCGGGCGATTTGGGGCAGTTCCTCCTCCTGGTACCCGAGGATCTGGCAGCCCCGGGGGCTGAGGTAGACCTGCCCCGAGATCATGTCCACGTCCCAGATGCCGTCGCTGGCGCCTTCCAGGGCATTCCGGAGACGCTCCTCGTTCACCCGGAGCGCCTCCTCCGCCCGCACCCGCTGGGCCTCGCCCGCGATGTGGTCCAGGGCGAAGGAGACGTTGGCGGCGGCTTCGCACAGCAGGCCGATCTCAGGCTCTCCGAAGACGTTGAGTTCGGAGGAATAGACCATGAGGACGCCCCAGATGGCCCCGCCCTGCCGGATGGGGAAGGCCGCCGCGGACCGGAACCCCCGGGCGGCCGCCGCGTCATGCCAGGGCAGATTCGCCGAGGTGCTCAGAAAATCATTGGCGATGAAGTAGGTTCCATCCTTGATGGCATGGCCCGCCGGCCCTTCCGCCCAGTTGGAGGTGTCCGTGCGGATATCCAGCAACTCGGTGTAGCGGTCCGCATCCCCCTCCTCGCAGATGATCTCCACCCTCCGCTGCTCCGGGTCCTGGCGGCCGATCCAGGCCATCCTGAGCTGGCCGAATTCCACCAGCGCCTTGCAGATGCGCTTCAGGAGCTCATCCTGGGACCGCGACCGGATGATGGCCTGGTTCACCTGGCTGAGCGCCGAGTAGAGCTGGGCCATGCGCAGCAGCTTGCGGCCCGCGGTCTTCCGCCGCGCCACGTCCCGGCGGGTCAGCCAGAGGGCCCAGCCGATGGCGGCCGCGAGACCGATGCAGAGGACCAGGAGCAGCACCGTGCCGGCCCGGACGCGGTCCGGCGCCAGGCTTTCCGTGTACAGCGCAAGGCCGGGCGTGGGCAGGTCCACCTTCTGGCGGAGCCCCGGGCGGGGCGACACGATGGAACTGGATTCCGCCAGGAGGTCGCCCCCGTCCCCCCGCAGCTCGAAGCGCAGCATCCGCGCCAGCGACGGAGGCAGGGCCACCCCCAGGAGCCGATCCACGGAGACGACCCCGGCGATGAGACCGAGAAAGGCGTCCCCGCGATAGACCGGCACCCAGATCTCCAGGGACGGGTTCCCCTGGATGGCCGTGAAGGGGCGGGTGCGCTTCGGCCGCCTGCTCTCCCGGGCGGCCGTGGCGGCCTTCAAGGGTTCGGGCAGGGTCAGCTTCAGGCCCAGGATCTGGGCATTGGGCTCCCGCGGGGCCGCGTCCCGGATGGTGAGGGCCGCGTCCACGCGGGTCAGGTTGAGGAGCTCGGGATGGTTGGCCACGAAGCGGCTGGCGCGGAACTGGAAGGCCGCGTCTGTCAGGGAATCCCTGGACCACTCCGCCGCCAGCGCCTCCAGGTAGCTCTCGTCGTCCGACAGGATCCGCACGAGGCCCTGGCCCACCGCCTTCCCGCCGTCCTCCATCGCGGCCCGCTGGCGGCGCCCATCCTCCCCCTGGATCCGCCCGATCAGGAGGCTCGCCACCCCGACGAAGGCCACCGCCAGAAGGGATGGCAGCCCGAAGGTCCGCGCCCAGGACGGGGTCTCCCGGCGGTCCTCGAGCATCGGGGCGTTTTCGGGGCGCGTGGGGGTTCGCATCATGGGGCCGCCTGCGCGAAAGGGAATGCCGCCAAGTTTCGCATGACAAGGACTAAAACGAGGTGGCAACCGGGCCGGGAGGCACTGTCAGGGTGCCGGTGATCGGAAGGCCAGGATGCTCCAGCTTACGCCAGGCCGATTCATGACCTCCCCCGTACGCTCCCTGCGAATGCGTGGGAGGCCGTGTCGCTCGGCCAGCCGTTCACCATCGGCGACCTTGCGGGAGGCCCGGGCGCGGTCCGAGGGATCGGGATGCGTCCGGACCCCGGACAGCATCACCAGGCCGAAAAGGACGAAAGCAGGAGTTGGACAGCCGACCCAGGAACCTATTACGTGGACAGGCTCCTGCGTCCCCGCAGCCTGCGCGCCCAGATCATCACGCCCGTGGCGCTGAACATCGCGATCGCCAGTCCCATCATGGACATGAGGATCCGCCCCGGCGTTCCCAGGAGGCGCCCGGAATGAAGCGGGAACATGGCCTGCATGAACAGGTCCCCGGCGCTTCCCGTGCCGGGAACGTCCGAACCCGCGGCTTCCCCGGTCCGGGAATCGAAGTAGAGCCAGGGATTGCCGAGGCCGCCGTCGCCGTGGCTGCGGTCCCGCTCGAAGAAGCCCACGCCCCATACGCCGAATTCCGTGGACAGGAACACGCCCCCGGCCGGGGCCGTCCACCCCCGGTTCCGGGCCTCGGCCCGGGCCAGATCGAGGACCTGGGCCATGGGGATCCGGGGTTCCACGGGCCGGGCCGGACCCGCCATGGGGCGGTTCGCGAAGGGCGAAGGGCTGAGGTCCGAGAACCAGGAGACCACGGGGCGCATGACCTCCCGGTTCAGGTTCATCCCCACGGAGGTGACGGCCAGCATCAGCACCAGGGGCCACACCCACACGCCTCCGGACCGGTGCAGGTCGAAGACCAGGCGGAACCCGCCCTCCCGCCACCGGAACCTCAGGGACCGGGCCCAGGCCGCCGCTGCGGGAAACGAGATCGTGAGCGCGATGAAACTGTCGGCCACCCACGCCAGCGCGACGAGACCCATCAACCACACCCCCAGCTCGATCCCGCCCTTCTTCGGCAGGTGCATGCTGTAGTGCAGCTTGTACAGGAAGGGCAGGAGGTTCTCCCTGGACAGGGAGGCCCGGCCCCATTCCCGCCTTCCCTGGATCTCGCCCGTGGAGGGGTCCAGGGCCACCTGGTTGTAGCCGGGCTCGAAGGCTTTGCCGGTGCCCGGATCGATGCGGGGTGCCACGGAAACCATGAGCGTGTGGCCGGGTTCGATCTCCAGCGGGGCGAAGGTGACCCGGACGCGGGGGTCGGCCGACTCGACCCGCGCGATGAGTTCGGCCACGGGCTTCGGGGCTCCGGCCGTCCGCGCCCTGAACATGCCCGGATTGAGCCGGGCGTCCAGCTCGTGGTCCCAGGAGATCACCGCGCCGGTGATCCCGGCGAGGAAGAGGAAGGCCGCCGCGCCCAGTCCGAACCAGCGGTGAAGCTTCACGAGAATTCGACGGAGCACGGCGGCCTTCTCCCTAGAAGCGGTAGGTGACGCTGGTCAGGAGGTTGCGCCGGGGTCCGTACCATGCGTCGCCGCGGGTCAGGATCGTCGTGGCGTGGATCTTGTCCGTCAGGTTCGTGCCGTTGACGGCGAACCGCCAGTTGCCGGTGTCCAGGGCGAGCATCGCGTCCAGGAGGTTGGTGGCGGCCACTTCCGGGGCGGCCGGGTTCTGGAAGGCCGCCGTGCGGCGGAAGCCCAGGCCGGCGGACCAGCCCGTTCTCCCGGCGAAGGTGAAGCGCGCCCGGCCCCAAAGCGAGAGCTGGTTGGCGGGCACCGCCTCGAGCTGATCGTCCAGGTCGATGTGGTCGAAGTTCGCGACCAGTTCGAACGACTTCCCGATGCGGGTCTTGGCTTCCAGTTCGAAGCCGCGGTTCTTTGTCTGGCCCGCCTGGAGCATGTTGAGGGGCTGGACGGGATCGTTGACCTGGCGGTTCTTCTCCTTGAGGTCATAGAACGCGGCGTTCAGGGTCGTGGCGCCCGACGGGCTCTGGTACTTGAGGCCCACTTCCAGCTGTTCGCCCCTGAGGGGCCTGTAGCGCTGGCCGTAGAAGTTGGTGCCCGCGATGGGCTGGAAGGACTCGGCGTAGCTCACGTAGGGGGACCAGCCCCGGCCGGTCAGGTACATCAGGGCGGCCCGCAGGGTGGTGGCGTTGTCGCGGTCGGTGGGGGAGCCCTCGACCGCGTTGGTGACGTGGTCGTTCCGCACGCCGAGGAGGACGGACCAATGGGATGCGAACGTGATCTGGTCCTGGAGGTAGACCCCCGTCTGGCTGAGCGCCACGGCGGGGTTGGGCGTAAGCGCCGGGGCCGTGAAATTCCCGTAGACCGGAGCATAGAGGTCGAAGGTGGGGCTGAAGCCGTAGGCCGACGCGGCGTTCTCGGTGTAGTGGAGGTAGTCGACGCCGAAGAGGACGCGCTGCTCCACGGCGCCCCAGCTCAGCTTCCCCTCCAGGGACTGGTCCGCAACCAGGGCATGGCCGTCCCGCTTGTTCATCCAGATGGAGCGGCTGATGGTCCGCTGCTCGGGATCCAGGTAGGGGTTCAGGGGATCCGCGAAGTTGCTGGCGGGGTACAGGGTCTGGTAGCTCCCCTTGTTGGCGGCGTAGCGGACGTTCTGCCGCACCGTCCACGCGTCGGAGAAGCGGTGCTCGAACTGGTAGCCGAGGCTGGCCTGGCGCATGGTGTATTCGTCGAATCCGGGTTCGCTGACGAAGCGGCTGGTGGGAATCTGGCCGTTGGGATTGGGCAGCACGGTGCCGGACCAGGGCAGGAACGTGGCGGTGGAACCGGTCTCATCCTTCTGCCAGAGGCCGAGGATCACCAGGCTGGTGTCGGCGCTGGGGCGCCAGGCCACGGAGGGCGCGAAGACATAGCGGTTGTCCTGGACGTAATCCACCTGGGTGTCGCTCTTCCGGGCCAACCCAACCAGGCGATAGGACCAGCGGCCATCGTCGCTGATGGCGCCCGTGATGTCGCCCTGGACCTGGCGCCGGTTGAAGCTGCCGAACTGGACCCCCACTTCGGCCTGGCGTTCCGCCTGGGGCCGTTTGCTCTGGAGATTGAGGACGCCGCCGGT from Geothrix sp. 21YS21S-2 includes these protein-coding regions:
- a CDS encoding ATP-binding protein; amino-acid sequence: MMRTPTRPENAPMLEDRRETPSWARTFGLPSLLAVAFVGVASLLIGRIQGEDGRRQRAAMEDGGKAVGQGLVRILSDDESYLEALAAEWSRDSLTDAAFQFRASRFVANHPELLNLTRVDAALTIRDAAPREPNAQILGLKLTLPEPLKAATAARESRRPKRTRPFTAIQGNPSLEIWVPVYRGDAFLGLIAGVVSVDRLLGVALPPSLARMLRFELRGDGGDLLAESSSIVSPRPGLRQKVDLPTPGLALYTESLAPDRVRAGTVLLLVLCIGLAAAIGWALWLTRRDVARRKTAGRKLLRMAQLYSALSQVNQAIIRSRSQDELLKRICKALVEFGQLRMAWIGRQDPEQRRVEIICEEGDADRYTELLDIRTDTSNWAEGPAGHAIKDGTYFIANDFLSTSANLPWHDAAAARGFRSAAAFPIRQGGAIWGVLMVYSSELNVFGEPEIGLLCEAAANVSFALDHIAGEAQRVRAEEALRVNEERLRNALEGASDGIWDVDMISGQVYLSPRGCQILGYQEEELPQIARVWNELVHPEDLPETNLALSNYLGGKRDLFQVEQRLRTKDGAWKWVLARGKVTRRDGLGHPLRMTGTHTDLTERKEMEAEHRRMELELQHAQKLDSLGALAGGVAHDMNNVLTAILSLAETLRFSFPEAGAQALATIIQATERGKGLVKSLTDFSRKDLPDARPLDLNELVRQEEAILLRTLRQKVQIQVVLEDGLPRILGEAGMLGSAIMNLCINARDAMPEGGTITLRTHRSPDGVELAVEDTGRGMAPEVLARATEPFFTTKPAGKGTGLGLAMVYSTLKAHGGNLAIWSVPGKGTRVVLRFPPAPEAALGGPAPLPPGGASTRASRKLLLVDDDELIQSSVPAALSNQGHVVHSATTGSHALELLAGGLKVDLVILDYNMPGMNGAETLDRIMGLDRGIPVIIATGFVDAELSAALARWPKVLSLPKPFTSEALQRAIDVLT
- a CDS encoding pyridoxamine 5'-phosphate oxidase family protein, with the protein product MRAPARSSLLRATLAALLLVLPAGAGAPAKTPSREATLAAARELMTSCHYTALCTVAADGGPRVRTMNPFPPEADMSVWMATSDTTLKVQELRANPKVTLFYGDLTRMEGYVALRGKAVLVTDPAEIARRHRAYWDQAFPGGRNLVLIHVVPERLEVISYKHGLNNDPAAWTAPAVTFPAS
- a CDS encoding TonB-dependent siderophore receptor — translated: MPSSIPPFPPRASRSHAAFGPLTFALAVCMTPLVAQTKPAPAPEPPAETVLPEIKVKAAGGKETALTPVSGYRPRRSMTGTKTDTPLSETPQAISVVSREQIEDQASVSLGDVLNYASGVRSNAYGVDSRGDWVRVRGSEPIQFVDGLLQIYGYNNNTRPDPYTLERVEVLRGPSSVLYGQGSTGGVLNLQSKRPQAERQAEVGVQFGSFNRRQVQGDITGAISDDGRWSYRLVGLARKSDTQVDYVQDNRYVFAPSVAWRPSADTSLVILGLWQKDETGSTATFLPWSGTVLPNPNGQIPTSRFVSEPGFDEYTMRQASLGYQFEHRFSDAWTVRQNVRYAANKGSYQTLYPASNFADPLNPYLDPEQRTISRSIWMNKRDGHALVADQSLEGKLSWGAVEQRVLFGVDYLHYTENAASAYGFSPTFDLYAPVYGNFTAPALTPNPAVALSQTGVYLQDQITFASHWSVLLGVRNDHVTNAVEGSPTDRDNATTLRAALMYLTGRGWSPYVSYAESFQPIAGTNFYGQRYRPLRGEQLEVGLKYQSPSGATTLNAAFYDLKEKNRQVNDPVQPLNMLQAGQTKNRGFELEAKTRIGKSFELVANFDHIDLDDQLEAVPANQLSLWGRARFTFAGRTGWSAGLGFRRTAAFQNPAAPEVAATNLLDAMLALDTGNWRFAVNGTNLTDKIHATTILTRGDAWYGPRRNLLTSVTYRF
- a CDS encoding PepSY domain-containing protein — translated: MLRRILVKLHRWFGLGAAAFLFLAGITGAVISWDHELDARLNPGMFRARTAGAPKPVAELIARVESADPRVRVTFAPLEIEPGHTLMVSVAPRIDPGTGKAFEPGYNQVALDPSTGEIQGRREWGRASLSRENLLPFLYKLHYSMHLPKKGGIELGVWLMGLVALAWVADSFIALTISFPAAAAWARSLRFRWREGGFRLVFDLHRSGGVWVWPLVLMLAVTSVGMNLNREVMRPVVSWFSDLSPSPFANRPMAGPARPVEPRIPMAQVLDLARAEARNRGWTAPAGGVFLSTEFGVWGVGFFERDRSHGDGGLGNPWLYFDSRTGEAAGSDVPGTGSAGDLFMQAMFPLHSGRLLGTPGRILMSMMGLAIAMFSATGVMIWARRLRGRRSLST